The DNA window TGAGCTCGAGCGACACGACGCCGGCATCGTCCACGCCCACGAGCTCGCAGTCGCCGCCGTCGGCCTGAAGGCTCGGGCGCACGGCGTCGAGCACAACCTTGAGAAGCTCTACGTCTACTGCCATGGTCTCTCCCGTCTGGGCGCGAGCGCCCAAGAAATAGCAGCTAGTACATCACGGGGCGCACCGCGGTGACGCCCGGGACGTGCTCCTTGATGATGGTGTCGATGCCCTCGGAGATGTCCGACGAGGCGAACATGCACGCGGCGCACGCGCCCGTCATCTCGATGGTCACGACGCCCGTCTCGTCATCGACGCCGATGAGCTCGACGTCGCCGCCGTCGGCCTGGAAGCTCGGACGGATGGCGTCGAGCACGTCCTCAAGCAGGCGGTGGTCGATCTTGGCGGTCTTGTCGGCCTGGGGCTTGGCCTCGGGCGCGGCGTTGTTCTCGGTGTCTGCCATGTCTATCCTCTCTCCCCGGCGGTCGCCGGGCCGTTGTTGCGTTCATGTGGCCGCGGCGGGCGGCCTTTCGCGGCCCTTCTCGGCCACGCAGTCTTGATGCTACCCGATTCCCCAGAAGAGGTGACCGCTCGAGGCGTGGCGCTCGCGATCCGCGGGCTTGCGGCCGGCGGCCACCGCCGCGATCGCGCGCACGAGGCGCTCGACGGCCGCCGCGACCTCGGGGACGTCGAGCAGCGTGGCATCGACGGCCAGGCGCGAGACGCCGGCGGACATGAGCTCCCCCACCTGCGGCGTGAGGTCGAGCGGCACGGCGTCGTAGATGCGCGAACGGGCGTGGAGGTCCGTTCGCACGGGAAGCAGGCGGCCGTCGCGGTCGCGAAGCGAGAGGCGCCGGCGGCGCAGGCCGCAGCGGGCGCAGTCGTGGACGCAGGCATCGGCCACCTTGAGGACGCAGTGCTCGCTCGTCATGACGCGGGGCCTGCCCGAGACGACGAGCCCCACGGGAACGCTCGCACGCGAGGCGAGGTGGCAGACCTCCTCGAGCGTGAGCTCGGGAGACAGCCACACGCCGGCCGCGCCCGCGGACTCCAGGACGGCCAGGCACGCCTCGTTGTGGACGGGGATGCAGCCGCGGACCTCGGGCTTGGCGCCAAGTCTGGCGGCAAGCGCGAGCTCGGAGACGTTGCCGATGGCCGCCGGGGCGTCGGCGCGGACCCAGCGGTCGAGGCGCTCGTGGTCGGGCTCGCGGCACACCTCGTCCAGGATGGGGACGGTGCCGGCGGGCCAGCCCTCGAGCGTGTCGAGCGCATCCGCCTGGGCATAGACGCGCGTGGCGCCCGCCGCCACGGCCGCGACGGCCACCTCGGGCGTCGGGGCGATGACGCACACCTCGGCATCGGCGGGCAGGCAGGGCGCGGGATCCGGCGCGGAGACGAGCGTCGAGGCTATGCAGGCCGAGGACTGCCTGGGCACAGGCGCGAGCACGGCGGCGCGGGCGGCGTACGGCTTGAGGATGGCGCGCTCGAGTGCCTCGCACGCGGCGGCACGCACCTTGTGGACGGCCGAGAAGCCCATGCCGCAGCCCTCGTCGAGATCGACGTCGAAACCGCGCGGCTCAAACGGCGTGGATCCCATGCGGCCCACGTGCTCGATGAGGTCATCGACGGCGACGGCCTTCGTTCGCGCGGCCTCGACGACAAATCCCTTCGCCTGGGCGCGGGGCAGCGTGCCGTCGGGCAGCACCGGGCCGTCGACACAGGTGAGCTCCACGACGAACGGCTCGCTCAGGTGGGCGACGACGCGGACATCGACCGCGCGGCGGCGCGGGACCTCACGGGAGAGGGCAGCCGCGCTTCCGTCATGCGCGGCCTTGCTGCGGATGACGCGCACGGGGCAGCCCTTGGGCATGGGGCGAGCCACGCGGCACTCGACGGTGCCACCGGCCTCGACGTCTTGGGGCACGGTGGCGGTCAGGAAGGCGTTTGGGTCGTCGACGGGTCTGAACTCGAGCAGGTCGCCGGCGCCAACGGTTTCGTTCACGCGAACGATGACGGTGCAGTGGGCGCTGTGCTTGTCCTGGCGCGGGTCCTTGTGGAGGTTTCCCCTGCCGTCCCGGCGCTGGACCTGGCCGCCGCTGCTGGAGAGCACCTCGCCCACGAGCTCGCCGCGGTTGTTCGAGCGCTCGTAGCTCATCATCTCGTCGTCGGCGCTTCCCCGCAGGTAGGCGTCGGTGAAGTCGCGGTTAAACGCACGCTTGAGCCGCCGGGCCACCGCGTCTGGCACCGGCGTGTCACCAAGCTCGGCGGAGGCGGAGCCGGGCGCAGCGAGCACGGAGTCGATCTGCTCGCGATAGGCGCCGACGACGCTCCACACGTAGTCGGGGGCCTTCATGCGGCCCTCCACCTTGAGCGAGCCCACGCCCGCCTCCATGAGGGCGGCGACGTCGGAGGCGGTGCAGGCGTCCTTGGGGCACAGCGGCCGGGTGCGGCCCGGCGCCGAGATGTCGCGGCCCTGCTCGTCGACGAGCTGGTAGAGCAGGCGGCATGGCTGGGCGCACAGGCCGCGGTTGGCGCTGCGGCCACCAACCATACTCGACATGAGGCAGACACCCGAGTAGCAGAAGCACAGCGCGCCGTGGCCAAATACCTCGAGCTCGACGCCTTCCTTGGCGATGCGCGAGATCTCTGGGAGCGACAGCTCGCGAGACAGCGTGACGCGGTGCGCCCCGCGCTCGCGCGCCCAGCGGACGCCGCGCGCGTCGTGCACGTTCGCCTGGGTGGAGACGTGGAGCTCGAGCTCGGGCCACGTGTGGCGGATGGCCTCGAACAGGCCCCAGTCCTGAATGATGAACGCGTCGGCGCCGCGGAGCGCCGCGGAGCGAACGAGCGCGAGCGCCCGGTCCATCTCCTCGTCGCGAACGACAACGTTTATGGTTACGTACACGCGCGTGCCCGCGAGGTGGGCAGCGCGACATGCCTGCTCAAAGGTGTCATAGGTAAAGTTGCTTGCACCGCGGCGCGCGTTGAAGTCATTGCCCACGCCGCAGTAGATGGCGTCCGCCCCCGCAGCGAGCGCCGCGCGAAACGGCTCCTCACCGCCCGCCGGCGCCAGAAGCTCCATCGTCATCGAGTCCTCCATCTGCCGATGT is part of the Parolsenella massiliensis genome and encodes:
- a CDS encoding U32 family peptidase; this encodes MTMELLAPAGGEEPFRAALAAGADAIYCGVGNDFNARRGASNFTYDTFEQACRAAHLAGTRVYVTINVVVRDEEMDRALALVRSAALRGADAFIIQDWGLFEAIRHTWPELELHVSTQANVHDARGVRWARERGAHRVTLSRELSLPEISRIAKEGVELEVFGHGALCFCYSGVCLMSSMVGGRSANRGLCAQPCRLLYQLVDEQGRDISAPGRTRPLCPKDACTASDVAALMEAGVGSLKVEGRMKAPDYVWSVVGAYREQIDSVLAAPGSASAELGDTPVPDAVARRLKRAFNRDFTDAYLRGSADDEMMSYERSNNRGELVGEVLSSSGGQVQRRDGRGNLHKDPRQDKHSAHCTVIVRVNETVGAGDLLEFRPVDDPNAFLTATVPQDVEAGGTVECRVARPMPKGCPVRVIRSKAAHDGSAAALSREVPRRRAVDVRVVAHLSEPFVVELTCVDGPVLPDGTLPRAQAKGFVVEAARTKAVAVDDLIEHVGRMGSTPFEPRGFDVDLDEGCGMGFSAVHKVRAAACEALERAILKPYAARAAVLAPVPRQSSACIASTLVSAPDPAPCLPADAEVCVIAPTPEVAVAAVAAGATRVYAQADALDTLEGWPAGTVPILDEVCREPDHERLDRWVRADAPAAIGNVSELALAARLGAKPEVRGCIPVHNEACLAVLESAGAAGVWLSPELTLEEVCHLASRASVPVGLVVSGRPRVMTSEHCVLKVADACVHDCARCGLRRRRLSLRDRDGRLLPVRTDLHARSRIYDAVPLDLTPQVGELMSAGVSRLAVDATLLDVPEVAAAVERLVRAIAAVAAGRKPADRERHASSGHLFWGIG
- a CDS encoding NifU family protein, whose protein sequence is MADTENNAAPEAKPQADKTAKIDHRLLEDVLDAIRPSFQADGGDVELIGVDDETGVVTIEMTGACAACMFASSDISEGIDTIIKEHVPGVTAVRPVMY
- a CDS encoding NifU family protein — its product is MAVDVELLKVVLDAVRPSLQADGGDCELVGVDDAGVVSLELTGACAGCSLSDVTLSQGIERVLKDNVPGVTRVQAVM